One window of the Gammaproteobacteria bacterium genome contains the following:
- a CDS encoding TetR/AcrR family transcriptional regulator, producing MNNPDATAALKRTADRTRRAILDAAFRQIYRCGYQGTRLDDILDTIGLTKGALYHHFPNKQALGYAVVDEVIRAVIQAVWLRPLAEADEPLEQILRSIRDIDTVFGSDIVTFGCPLNNLAQEMSPLDEGFRTRLDRIYQEWHQGIRDALQRAQQTGHIRADVDCANTASFVLAALAGCIGVAKNAQSLDQLQVCGAGLIDYLESLRTVSR from the coding sequence ATGAACAACCCGGACGCCACCGCTGCCCTCAAGCGCACCGCCGACCGAACCCGACGCGCGATTCTGGATGCGGCGTTCCGGCAGATCTATCGCTGCGGCTACCAGGGCACGCGCCTGGACGACATTCTGGACACCATCGGCCTGACCAAGGGTGCCTTGTATCATCATTTTCCCAACAAGCAGGCACTGGGCTACGCGGTCGTCGACGAGGTGATCCGCGCGGTCATTCAGGCCGTCTGGTTGCGTCCGCTGGCCGAGGCCGACGAACCGTTGGAGCAGATCCTGCGCTCCATCCGCGACATCGACACGGTATTTGGCAGTGACATCGTGACCTTCGGTTGCCCCCTGAACAACCTCGCCCAGGAAATGTCACCCTTGGACGAGGGCTTCCGTACGCGCCTGGACCGCATCTACCAGGAATGGCACCAGGGGATTCGGGATGCGCTGCAGCGTGCGCAGCAGACGGGTCACATCCGTGCCGACGTCGACTGTGCGAACACGGCAAGCTTCGTGCTCGCCGCGCTGGCGGGCTGTATCGGTGTCGCCAAGAATGCGCAGAGCCTCGACCAGTTGCAGGTCTGTGGCGCCGGCCTGATCGATTACCTTGAAAGCCTGCGAACGGTATCGCGATGA
- a CDS encoding type II toxin-antitoxin system HicA family toxin, whose product MSHKYERLLESILKEPVSGNIHWREIESLLHHLGSAVTPVHGARIHVVLNGIEGTLHRPHHSGVCTKQEVRHVREYLLAAGVTLVEDGQGHGTR is encoded by the coding sequence ATGAGCCACAAATACGAACGCCTGCTCGAATCCATCCTCAAGGAGCCCGTCAGCGGCAACATTCACTGGCGCGAGATCGAATCGCTGCTGCATCACCTCGGCAGCGCCGTCACCCCCGTCCATGGGGCGCGTATCCACGTCGTCCTGAATGGTATCGAGGGTACCCTGCACCGGCCGCACCACAGCGGTGTCTGCACCAAACAGGAGGTCCGGCATGTGCGCGAGTATCTCCTCGCGGCCGGTGTCACGCTCGTGGAGGATGGGCAGGGTCACGGCACCCGCTGA
- a CDS encoding rhodanese-like domain-containing protein, whose amino-acid sequence MTPRPLIAAIALTFAIATPLHAAKDVKVKITPEIASVEVMHDGKKTTIMRNQDEKNTVNPAFAKTSRDCPPFCIQPGTLAPGVETIGEVEVLDYLKRMADGDSSILVIDSRTPDWVERGTIPGSVNIPWTQLNASQSDPFTIADIMEKRFGARQQEGLWDYSGVKTLVMFCNGMWCGQSPNNIKTLLKFGYPADKIKWYRGGMQDWEILGLSTVPGKKP is encoded by the coding sequence ATGACACCCAGACCACTGATCGCCGCAATCGCACTGACCTTCGCAATCGCCACCCCGCTGCACGCGGCCAAGGATGTGAAGGTCAAGATCACGCCCGAGATCGCCTCGGTCGAGGTCATGCACGATGGCAAGAAGACCACCATCATGCGTAATCAGGACGAGAAGAACACCGTCAATCCGGCATTCGCCAAGACATCACGCGACTGCCCGCCCTTCTGCATCCAGCCAGGCACGCTCGCGCCCGGCGTCGAGACCATCGGCGAAGTCGAGGTGCTGGACTATCTCAAGCGCATGGCTGACGGCGACAGCAGCATTCTGGTGATTGATTCGCGCACCCCCGACTGGGTGGAGCGTGGCACGATCCCCGGTTCAGTGAACATCCCGTGGACCCAGCTCAACGCCTCGCAATCTGACCCGTTCACCATCGCCGACATCATGGAGAAGCGCTTTGGTGCGCGCCAGCAGGAAGGGCTGTGGGACTACAGTGGGGTCAAGACGCTGGTGATGTTCTGTAACGGCATGTGGTGCGGCCAGTCGCCGAATAACATCAAGACGTTGCTGAAGTTCGGCTACCCCGCAGACAAGATCAAATGGTACCGCGGTGGCATGCAGGACTGGGAGATCCTCGGCCTCAGCACCGTACCCGGCAAGAAGCCCTGA
- the bioA gene encoding adenosylmethionine--8-amino-7-oxononanoate transaminase has product MNSALQAVEQDWRAFDRAHIWHPYSSMTAPLPMFPVQSARGVHLRLEDGRELIDGMASWWAAIHGYNHPRLNRALQEQLGKMAHVMFGGLTHRPAARLAAHLIDLTPPPLQHVFFADSGSVAVEIAIKMAIQYWYAQGYPERNRLLTIRSGYHGDTFGAMSVCDPVGGMHALFTGVLPKHSFVHAPQCRDDSDWQEAELAEMRQQLRSGAHQIAAVILEPIVQGAGGMRFYCPEYLRQVRMLCDEHDILLIADEIATGFGRTGQMFACEHADIAPDILCVGKALTGGYMTLAATLTTGRVAAGICSANPGVFLHGPTFMANPLACAVANASIELLLESPWQARVAAIGRGLEAGLAPCRDLPHVREVRVCGAIGVIELRQPVDMRWMPAQFVDRGVWLRPFRNLVYAMPPYVISADELAALTQAMVEVVAAAGQR; this is encoded by the coding sequence ATGAATTCCGCCTTGCAGGCCGTCGAACAGGACTGGCGCGCCTTCGACCGTGCCCACATCTGGCATCCGTACAGCTCCATGACCGCGCCGCTACCCATGTTCCCGGTGCAATCGGCGCGCGGTGTACACCTGCGCCTGGAAGACGGGCGCGAGCTCATCGACGGCATGGCGAGCTGGTGGGCGGCAATCCACGGCTACAACCACCCACGGCTGAATCGTGCGCTGCAGGAACAACTCGGGAAGATGGCGCACGTGATGTTCGGGGGGTTGACGCACCGTCCGGCCGCGCGCCTGGCGGCGCATCTCATCGATCTCACGCCACCGCCGCTGCAACACGTGTTCTTCGCGGACTCGGGTTCGGTCGCGGTGGAGATCGCGATCAAGATGGCGATCCAGTACTGGTATGCGCAGGGGTACCCGGAACGCAACCGGCTGCTGACCATCCGCAGCGGCTATCACGGCGATACCTTCGGAGCGATGAGCGTCTGCGATCCCGTCGGCGGCATGCACGCGCTATTTACCGGCGTGCTGCCGAAGCACAGTTTCGTGCATGCACCGCAGTGCCGCGACGACAGCGACTGGCAGGAGGCGGAACTCGCCGAGATGCGCCAGCAGCTGCGCAGCGGCGCCCACCAGATCGCTGCCGTCATCCTCGAGCCGATCGTGCAGGGCGCAGGCGGTATGCGTTTCTACTGCCCGGAATACCTGCGCCAGGTGCGCATGCTGTGCGACGAGCACGATATCCTGTTGATCGCCGACGAGATCGCCACCGGCTTCGGGCGCACCGGCCAGATGTTCGCCTGCGAGCATGCGGACATTGCGCCTGACATCCTGTGCGTGGGCAAGGCCCTCACCGGGGGCTACATGACGCTCGCGGCGACGCTCACGACCGGACGCGTGGCGGCTGGGATCTGCAGTGCGAACCCCGGCGTGTTCCTGCACGGCCCAACCTTCATGGCCAACCCGCTGGCCTGTGCCGTGGCCAATGCCAGTATCGAGCTGCTGCTGGAGAGTCCGTGGCAGGCACGTGTGGCGGCGATCGGACGGGGACTGGAGGCGGGGCTCGCCCCCTGTCGGGATCTCCCCCATGTGCGGGAGGTGCGCGTGTGCGGCGCGATCGGAGTGATCGAGCTACGGCAGCCGGTGGACATGCGCTGGATGCCGGCGCAGTTCGTGGACCGCGGCGTGTGGCTGCGTCCGTTTCGCAACCTCGTCTATGCGATGCCACCCTACGTCATCTCCGCCGACGAACTCGCCGCGCTCACACAGGCGATGGTCGAGGTGGTAGCGGCCGCCGGGCAGCGCTGA
- a CDS encoding carbon-nitrogen hydrolase, with amino-acid sequence MAVMSKTLRVGLVQEACGDDRDANLTVMIAGIRAAAARGAQLVLLQELHNSHYFCQLEDPALFDLAEPIPGPTTAALGPLAKELEIVIVASLFERRAPGLYHNTAVVLERDGSIAGIYRKMHIPDDPGYYEKFYFTPGDLGFEPIQTSVGRLGVLVCWDQWFPEGARLMALAGAELLLYPTAIGWDPQDEQDEQARQRDAWITIQRAHAVANGLPVLACNRTGFEPDPSGHGAGSHFWGSSFVAGPQGEILASAGTDTAEVLVVDIDLARSEQVRRIWPYLRDRRIDAYGDLTRRYRDR; translated from the coding sequence ATGGCAGTCATGAGCAAAACCCTTAGAGTCGGTCTGGTGCAGGAGGCCTGCGGTGATGACCGCGACGCCAACCTCACCGTCATGATCGCCGGCATCCGTGCCGCCGCCGCGCGCGGCGCGCAGCTGGTGCTGCTGCAGGAGCTGCACAACAGCCACTACTTCTGCCAGTTGGAGGATCCCGCGCTGTTCGATCTCGCCGAGCCGATCCCGGGACCGACCACCGCGGCACTCGGTCCGCTCGCCAAGGAACTGGAGATCGTCATCGTCGCCTCGCTGTTCGAGCGGCGCGCGCCCGGCCTCTACCACAACACCGCCGTGGTGCTGGAGCGCGACGGCAGCATCGCCGGTATCTACCGCAAGATGCACATCCCCGACGATCCGGGCTACTACGAAAAGTTCTACTTCACGCCGGGCGATCTCGGTTTCGAACCGATTCAGACCTCGGTCGGCCGGCTCGGCGTGCTGGTGTGCTGGGATCAATGGTTCCCGGAAGGTGCGCGTCTGATGGCACTGGCCGGGGCCGAACTGCTGTTGTATCCGACCGCCATCGGCTGGGACCCGCAGGATGAGCAGGACGAACAGGCGCGCCAGCGCGACGCCTGGATCACCATCCAGCGCGCCCATGCGGTGGCCAACGGCCTGCCGGTACTGGCCTGCAACCGCACCGGCTTCGAACCTGACCCGAGCGGCCACGGTGCCGGCAGCCACTTCTGGGGCTCGAGCTTCGTGGCCGGTCCTCAGGGCGAGATCCTCGCCAGCGCCGGGACCGACACCGCCGAGGTCCTGGTGGTCGATATCGACCTGGCCCGCAGCGAACAGGTACGGCGCATCTGGCCTTATCTGCGCGACCGCCGCATCGACGCCTACGGCGACCTTACCCGGCGCTATCGCGACCGTTGA
- a CDS encoding agmatine deiminase family protein, with protein sequence MTATHFPPEWAPQDAVQLTWPNDRGDWAPHLERVEPVFLAIAREVARRQRLLISCYDSGHLRAVTDRLRTAGVDLDRVRLFVVPSNDTWARDHGPITVYGDAGPRLLDFVFNGWGGKYDATLDNQITARLSAAGAFGDCPRVEVELVLEGGGIETDGEGTLLTTASCLLAPTRNPQLNQAQLEARLHELLGVDRFLWLHHGALEGDDTDGHVDTVARFCTPDTIAYQGCSDPQDPHYPSLQAMAGELHGFRRRDGRPYRLIELPWPAAKRNAAGQRLPATYANFLIINGAVLLPVYDDPADAAAIAALAPVFPDREIVPIDCSALILQYGSLHCVTMQLPQGVLGAT encoded by the coding sequence ATGACAGCGACGCATTTTCCACCCGAGTGGGCCCCCCAGGACGCCGTCCAACTCACCTGGCCGAATGACCGCGGTGACTGGGCACCCCACCTCGAGCGGGTGGAGCCGGTGTTCCTCGCCATCGCCCGGGAGGTGGCGCGCCGCCAGCGGCTGCTGATCAGCTGTTACGATAGCGGGCATCTGCGGGCCGTTACGGACCGCCTGCGCACCGCCGGCGTGGACCTGGACCGGGTGCGCCTGTTCGTAGTCCCGTCCAACGACACCTGGGCCCGCGACCACGGCCCCATCACGGTCTACGGTGACGCCGGACCACGATTGCTGGATTTCGTCTTCAACGGCTGGGGCGGCAAGTATGACGCCACGCTCGACAACCAGATCACCGCGCGCCTGAGTGCGGCCGGCGCCTTCGGGGACTGCCCCCGGGTCGAGGTGGAGCTGGTGCTGGAGGGCGGCGGCATCGAGACCGACGGCGAGGGTACCCTGCTGACCACGGCCAGCTGCCTGCTCGCACCCACCCGCAACCCGCAACTGAACCAGGCCCAGCTCGAGGCGCGGTTACATGAACTGCTGGGGGTGGACCGCTTCCTGTGGCTGCACCACGGTGCGCTGGAAGGCGACGATACCGACGGCCATGTCGACACCGTCGCCCGCTTCTGCACGCCCGACACCATCGCCTATCAGGGCTGCAGCGACCCGCAGGATCCGCACTACCCCAGCTTGCAGGCGATGGCCGGGGAGCTGCACGGGTTTCGCCGGCGCGACGGCCGGCCCTATCGTCTCATCGAGCTGCCCTGGCCCGCGGCTAAGCGCAACGCCGCCGGCCAGCGCCTGCCGGCGACCTATGCGAATTTCCTCATCATCAACGGCGCCGTGCTGCTGCCGGTCTACGACGACCCCGCCGACGCGGCCGCGATCGCCGCATTGGCGCCCGTCTTCCCCGATCGCGAGATCGTGCCGATCGACTGCAGTGCGCTGATCCTGCAATACGGCAGCCTGCACTGTGTCACCATGCAGCTGCCGCAAGGCGTACTCGGCGCCACGTGA
- a CDS encoding 3-deoxy-7-phosphoheptulonate synthase, which yields MILILEPDTDQQGAPYRQLLDHLSRLPNIQVRVRQEVGAQQVLTEIYLVGDTAALSIDDMRSLPTVERVVRVSQEYRILGRHRDETRPTSFDYNGVNFSQDTLHVFAGLCAVDTPDHVEQMLRALQEHGLVCTRMGAYKPRSSPYAFQGHGKACLPYVFELAGKYGIKVVAMEVTHENHVGEIRAALEATGHPTGVLLQIGTRNTQNFELLKAVGRQQEMPVLLKRGFGITLEESLNAAEYLASEGNRKVIFGLRGMKTNMGDPHRNFVDFAHVPVVKRLTRMPVCIDPSHSVGTRECAPDGILDIWHATAQGVIAGANMILVDFHPAPEIALVDGPQALRLEELAPFLQDVAIAREAYERRRALARQTPPDLT from the coding sequence ATGATACTGATTCTCGAGCCGGACACCGACCAGCAGGGCGCACCCTACCGACAGTTGCTGGACCACCTCTCCCGCCTGCCCAACATCCAGGTGCGCGTGCGCCAGGAGGTCGGTGCCCAGCAGGTGCTCACCGAGATCTATCTGGTCGGCGATACCGCAGCGCTGTCCATCGACGACATGCGCAGCCTGCCGACGGTGGAGCGTGTGGTGCGGGTCTCCCAGGAATACCGCATTCTCGGGCGGCACCGTGACGAGACGCGACCGACCTCCTTCGACTACAACGGCGTGAACTTCAGTCAGGATACACTGCATGTGTTCGCCGGCTTGTGTGCCGTGGACACTCCCGATCATGTCGAGCAGATGCTGCGCGCCCTGCAGGAACATGGTCTGGTGTGCACGCGTATGGGTGCCTACAAGCCGCGTAGCAGTCCCTACGCCTTCCAGGGCCACGGCAAGGCATGTCTGCCCTACGTGTTCGAGCTCGCCGGTAAATACGGTATCAAGGTCGTCGCCATGGAGGTCACGCATGAGAACCATGTGGGCGAGATCCGCGCGGCCCTGGAGGCGACCGGCCATCCCACCGGCGTACTACTGCAGATCGGTACGCGCAACACCCAGAATTTCGAACTGCTCAAGGCCGTGGGCAGGCAGCAGGAGATGCCGGTGCTGCTCAAACGCGGCTTTGGCATCACCCTGGAAGAATCACTCAACGCCGCGGAATACCTCGCCAGCGAGGGCAACCGCAAGGTGATCTTCGGCCTGCGGGGCATGAAGACCAACATGGGTGACCCACACCGTAACTTCGTGGACTTCGCGCATGTACCCGTGGTCAAGCGCCTCACACGCATGCCGGTGTGCATCGACCCGTCGCATTCGGTCGGCACACGCGAGTGCGCCCCCGACGGTATTCTTGATATTTGGCATGCTACAGCGCAAGGCGTGATCGCCGGCGCGAACATGATCCTGGTAGATTTCCATCCAGCTCCCGAGATAGCCTTGGTCGACGGACCGCAGGCGCTGCGCCTCGAAGAGTTGGCACCGTTTCTGCAAGATGTCGCTATAGCGCGCGAGGCCTACGAGCGGCGGCGGGCACTGGCCCGCCAGACTCCGCCCGATCTGACCTGA
- a CDS encoding lipoprotein-releasing ABC transporter permease subunit, producing the protein MFRPYELYIGLRYTRAKRRNHFISFISLISMLGIALGVTALITVLSVMNGFEQELRTRILGMAAHVQIMGYGEGLADWQAIAHIAAENPEVIGTAPYVQAETMLTHGNQVSGAIVRGILPEEEPAVSDVGEHMKIGELTDLQAGKYNIILGSELALLLGAQVGDKIIVVSPQVSVTPVGAIPRLRRFTVSGIFEVGMFEYDRGVALVHLDDAAKLLELGDRVSGVRLKLRDMFEVARVNDELAVRLPADLRLTDWTRQYANFFRAVQTEKRVMFVILTLIVAVAAFNIVSTLVMVVTDKQADIAILRTLGTTPASVMTIFIVQGTIIGAFGTLLGVLGGIGLALNVETIVPFIEQLFGVRFLSPDVYYISKLPSQLEWLDVWRIGGVSFFLSMLATLYPAWRASRTQPAEALRYE; encoded by the coding sequence ATGTTTCGTCCCTACGAACTCTACATCGGTCTGCGCTACACCCGCGCCAAGCGGCGCAACCATTTTATTTCCTTCATCTCACTGATTTCCATGCTGGGTATCGCCCTGGGCGTGACTGCGCTCATCACCGTACTGTCGGTGATGAACGGCTTCGAACAGGAGCTGCGCACCCGTATCCTCGGCATGGCCGCGCATGTCCAGATCATGGGTTACGGTGAGGGCCTGGCCGACTGGCAGGCGATCGCCCATATCGCCGCGGAGAATCCGGAGGTGATCGGCACGGCACCCTATGTCCAGGCCGAGACCATGCTGACGCACGGCAATCAGGTGAGCGGGGCAATCGTGCGCGGCATCCTGCCGGAGGAGGAGCCAGCGGTGTCCGATGTCGGCGAGCATATGAAGATCGGTGAGCTGACCGATCTGCAGGCAGGGAAATACAACATCATCCTCGGCAGCGAGCTGGCACTGCTGCTGGGTGCACAGGTCGGCGACAAGATCATCGTCGTCAGCCCCCAGGTCAGTGTCACACCCGTGGGCGCCATACCGCGGCTGCGACGCTTCACCGTCAGCGGCATCTTCGAGGTCGGCATGTTCGAATACGACCGCGGCGTCGCCCTGGTGCATCTCGACGATGCCGCCAAGCTGCTGGAGCTCGGCGACAGGGTGAGCGGTGTGCGTCTCAAGCTGCGTGATATGTTCGAGGTCGCACGCGTGAACGACGAGCTGGCCGTGCGCCTGCCGGCGGACTTGCGTCTCACCGACTGGACCCGCCAGTACGCGAACTTCTTTCGCGCCGTACAGACCGAGAAGCGCGTGATGTTCGTCATCCTCACGCTGATCGTCGCGGTCGCCGCCTTCAACATCGTCTCCACCCTGGTGATGGTGGTGACCGACAAACAGGCGGATATCGCCATCCTGCGCACGCTCGGCACCACCCCGGCTTCGGTGATGACGATCTTCATCGTACAGGGCACCATCATCGGCGCCTTCGGCACGCTGCTCGGGGTGCTCGGTGGTATCGGCCTGGCACTCAACGTCGAGACCATCGTGCCGTTCATCGAGCAGCTCTTCGGTGTGAGGTTCCTGTCGCCGGATGTGTACTACATCAGCAAACTGCCGTCGCAGCTCGAGTGGTTGGATGTGTGGCGCATCGGTGGCGTGTCGTTCTTCCTCAGTATGCTGGCGACGCTCTATCCCGCCTGGCGCGCCTCCCGCACCCAGCCGGCCGAGGCCCTGCGTTATGAATAG
- a CDS encoding NAD(P)/FAD-dependent oxidoreductase, translating into MAHIVIIGASTGGMPAAYEIRNILGPEHRVTVINASDTFSFVPSNPWVAVGWRSRRDTTFPIAPYLKKRNIDFIPMAVTEIQPDNNKVVLGDGREIDYDYLVIATGPALAFDEIEGFGPQGHTQSVCTIDHAEQAYEGWKAFVRDPGPIVVGAAQGASCFGPAYEFAFIMDADLRKRRIRSKVPMTYVTAEPYIGHLGLGGVGDSKSMLESELRQHHIKWICNAKVMRVEPDKMFVAEHNEQGEVIKEHELPFKYSMLIPGFKGVDAVAKAGEKLVNPRGFVKVDEFQRNPAWHNIYSLGVCIAIPPLEATPVPTGMPKTGYMIESMATAVAHNIRDDLAGKPVTEKGTWNAICLADMGDTGVAFVAIPQIPPRNVAWMKKGKWVHLGKVAFEKYFMRKMKKGSSDPIYEKYILKALGITRLQAAPKPQGD; encoded by the coding sequence ATGGCACACATCGTCATCATCGGCGCGAGCACGGGCGGCATGCCCGCGGCCTACGAGATCCGCAATATCCTCGGCCCGGAGCACCGCGTCACCGTGATCAATGCCTCGGACACCTTCAGCTTCGTGCCATCGAATCCCTGGGTCGCGGTGGGCTGGCGTTCGCGTCGGGATACCACCTTCCCGATCGCACCCTATCTGAAGAAGCGCAATATCGATTTCATTCCCATGGCGGTCACCGAGATCCAGCCGGACAACAACAAGGTGGTGCTGGGCGACGGCCGTGAGATCGACTACGACTACCTGGTCATCGCCACCGGCCCGGCATTGGCATTCGACGAGATCGAGGGTTTCGGACCACAGGGCCATACGCAGTCGGTCTGCACCATCGACCATGCGGAGCAGGCCTACGAGGGCTGGAAGGCGTTCGTGCGGGATCCCGGTCCCATTGTCGTCGGTGCGGCGCAGGGGGCATCCTGCTTCGGGCCGGCCTACGAATTCGCCTTCATCATGGATGCCGACCTGCGCAAGCGGCGTATCCGCAGCAAGGTGCCCATGACCTACGTCACCGCGGAGCCCTACATCGGCCACCTCGGCCTGGGCGGTGTCGGTGATTCCAAGTCCATGCTGGAGTCGGAACTGCGCCAGCATCACATCAAGTGGATCTGCAACGCCAAGGTCATGCGGGTCGAGCCGGACAAGATGTTCGTCGCCGAACACAATGAACAGGGTGAGGTCATCAAGGAGCATGAACTGCCCTTCAAATATTCCATGCTGATCCCCGGCTTCAAGGGTGTGGACGCGGTTGCCAAGGCCGGTGAGAAACTGGTCAATCCACGCGGTTTCGTCAAGGTCGACGAGTTCCAGCGCAATCCGGCCTGGCACAACATCTATTCCCTCGGTGTATGCATCGCCATCCCCCCGTTGGAGGCTACCCCGGTCCCGACCGGCATGCCCAAGACGGGCTATATGATCGAATCCATGGCAACGGCGGTAGCCCACAACATCCGCGACGATCTTGCCGGCAAACCGGTGACCGAGAAGGGTACCTGGAACGCCATCTGTCTGGCCGACATGGGCGATACCGGCGTGGCCTTCGTGGCCATCCCGCAGATCCCGCCACGTAACGTCGCCTGGATGAAGAAGGGCAAATGGGTGCACCTGGGCAAGGTCGCCTTCGAGAAATATTTCATGCGCAAGATGAAGAAAGGCTCCTCCGACCCGATCTACGAGAAATATATCCTCAAGGCACTGGGCATCACCCGCCTGCAGGCCGCGCCCAAGCCGCAGGGTGACTGA
- a CDS encoding sigma 54-interacting transcriptional regulator: protein MSVHSKPSCEQIIDIIPDPFVVIDRDYHIVAANRAYRERYGVSDDGVVGRLCHEVSHHSPVPCSHNGEHCPLEEVFLHQRATQVMHVHFDRDGREEYVQLHASPLLDDAGEVRYIGESIFRVAPPEGEGEALLIGRARPLLRMTSLLQRVAPTQTTVLLLGESGVGKEQVAKYLHHYSNRAHRPFVVVDCGALGESLIESELFGHEKGSFTGASQRKKGLFEAADGGTLFIDEIGELPLPLQTKLLRVLETGTIRRIGGTDYVKIDVRIVAATNRNMQEMVANGRFRQDLYYRLSAFPVAIPPLRERKDDIPRLAEYFLARLEDADRHLPLSAEVIEVLLTYDYPGNVRELRNIIERAAILACDDALRPGHVVFDEPHQPVATAAQTHPYAPRLLDRRNGRLTDEAVMEALQAGHGHRGRAADLLGVSERTLYRYLRRLRPGD, encoded by the coding sequence GTGTCAGTCCATTCCAAGCCGAGTTGCGAACAGATCATCGACATCATCCCCGATCCCTTCGTGGTGATCGACCGTGACTACCACATCGTCGCCGCCAACCGCGCCTACCGCGAGCGCTACGGCGTCTCCGACGACGGTGTGGTCGGCCGGCTCTGCCACGAGGTCTCGCACCACTCCCCGGTGCCCTGCAGCCACAACGGCGAGCACTGCCCGCTGGAAGAGGTATTCCTGCACCAACGCGCCACGCAGGTGATGCACGTGCATTTCGACCGTGACGGGCGTGAAGAGTACGTGCAACTGCACGCGAGCCCCTTGTTGGACGATGCGGGCGAGGTGCGCTACATCGGTGAAAGCATCTTCCGCGTAGCACCTCCGGAGGGCGAGGGCGAGGCGCTGTTGATCGGTCGTGCGCGGCCGCTGCTGCGCATGACCAGCTTGTTACAGCGGGTCGCACCCACGCAGACGACGGTACTGTTGCTCGGCGAGAGCGGTGTCGGCAAGGAGCAGGTAGCGAAATACCTGCACCATTATTCCAACCGAGCGCACCGTCCCTTCGTGGTGGTGGACTGCGGCGCACTCGGTGAAAGCCTGATCGAATCCGAACTGTTCGGCCACGAGAAGGGCTCGTTCACCGGCGCGAGCCAGCGTAAAAAGGGCCTGTTCGAGGCCGCCGACGGTGGCACGCTGTTCATCGACGAGATCGGCGAACTGCCGCTGCCGTTGCAGACCAAGCTGCTGCGCGTGCTGGAGACCGGCACCATCCGCCGCATCGGTGGGACCGACTACGTCAAGATCGATGTGCGCATCGTCGCCGCGACCAACCGTAACATGCAGGAGATGGTCGCCAATGGCCGGTTCCGCCAGGACCTCTATTACCGCCTGTCGGCGTTCCCGGTCGCCATCCCACCGTTGCGTGAACGCAAGGACGACATCCCGCGTCTGGCGGAGTATTTCCTGGCACGCCTGGAAGATGCCGATCGGCATCTGCCGCTGAGTGCCGAGGTGATCGAGGTGCTGCTCACGTACGACTACCCGGGCAACGTGCGCGAGCTGCGCAACATCATCGAGCGTGCCGCGATCCTGGCCTGCGACGACGCCCTGCGCCCCGGCCATGTCGTCTTCGACGAGCCGCACCAGCCCGTGGCGACCGCGGCCCAGACGCACCCGTATGCCCCGCGGCTGCTGGACCGCCGCAATGGGCGCCTCACGGACGAGGCCGTGATGGAGGCCCTGCAGGCCGGTCATGGCCATCGTGGCCGCGCCGCCGACCTGCTGGGTGTCAGTGAGCGTACGCTGTACCGTTATCTGCGCCGCCTGCGTCCGGGCGACTGA